ACGATGTTTTCGCAGCAAAGAGGAAAAATCTCTGAGAACGAGCTGGAGCTGAAACATATTGCCACTGTTGGTACCTATGGAGATACTTgtacatattttctttttttttttctttcttccttttcttcccACTCGATCGAGATAACAAAGTTTTCTAAACAAGAAAAGAATACGAGAATTTAAAATACACTTTCGATACTCGTGCGGAGAATTAgcgcaaattttcttttctcttctcggtGGAAAAGAAAGGTCACCGGGACACGTTTAGGGACACGTTTAGGGACACTGCGGGACAGAATCGGAAAAATGTCAACGTTCGTGCGTGTCCATCGGGACGCGTATCCGTACACACAGATTTTCCTCTCCTTTCTTCTCGCCGCGgtacgctcgaaacgagcaacgcgGAGGAAAGGTCACCGAGAACGTCGATTCGCGAGAAACGCGGGGAAACGTTCGGACCGTGACCCGCCCTCGAGGTTATTTATCGCGTTTTGCGACAAGTTCGTAAAAACTGGTTCAGTTCGCCGACAATTGCAAAGAGAACAATAGTCGTGGGGGCCGATCCCTCGCGAACATATTCGCGTGATTGCGCAACAAGCCAAGAGCGTATATCCACGCGAGCGACCTTTCTTCTCTTGCCTGGTAAAGACAATCGCGTTTGCCatttcgagaaaatatattcGGACTCGAGCGTCGCGATACCTCGAATCGTTGCCCGAGCGTCGCGCAGTCGATAAAACTACGCGCGCAGGGGGGTAGGGGgttgggggtgggggtggggggttaGGGGAAACGGTATCGCCCCTATGGCGAATTTAATCGATTTCGAGGAAATTCGGTTCGATCTGTCGCGCGCTGGGGAAATCTACGAAACTCTTCTCCGGTTACTCGAACGAGCAACCGGTCTTCCATCGCTACGGAGCACTTGTCATTCGTGCTCGTCCGTTGCGACGCACAACGCATAAATATGTCCCCGTGGCCACGGTATCGTACGCCAATTTCTAATCGATAACGCGGGGACCACGGTCGATCGGCTATTAACGCTAGAGCAAACGTTTGCTCGTGTGTGTCtagggaaaatcgatgatcgtggAAAACGAGGAGCTTGTGATATTTATTGATTTATTAATTTGTGTATCGAATGGAAAGAGTCACAATGACCTCTGTGCTATAAAAGAGTCATATGCTATATATTTATAGCATCAATAGTCGCGGTAGATCGGCTATTAACGCTAGAGTTACCGATAGAGTGTATCAAGATGCTTTTCGTAAGTGTCttgggaaaatcgatgatcacGGAAAACGAGAAAgttaagaaatttattattcgtatcGAATGGAAAGTGCCACAATGTACTTTATGCTATAAAAGGGTTATGATATGCTATATATTTAGAGCGTTAATAGTAGCGGTCGATCGGCTATTAACGCTAGAGTAAGCGTTTGCTCGTGTGTGTCtagggaaaatcgatgatcgtggAAAACGAGGAGCTTGTGATATTTATTGATTTATTAATTTGTGTATCGAATGGAAAGAGTCACAATGTCCAGTATGCTACGAAAGAGTCATATGCTATATATTTAGAGCGCCAGTAGCCGCTAATAGCTCTAGCTATCAACGCTAGAGCTACCGATAGAGTGTATCAAGATGTTTTTCGTAAGTGTCttgggaaaatcgatgatcgtggAAACCGAgaaagttcagaaatttattattcgtatcGAATGGAAAGTGTCACAACGTGCTTTATGCTATAAAAGTGTCATATGCTATATATTTAGAGCATCAATAGTCGTGGTCGATCGGCTATTAACGCTAGAGTAAGCATTTCTCGTGTGTACCtagggaaaatcgatgatcgtggAAAACGAGAAGCttatgaaatttattaatttattaatttgtgtATCGAATGAAGAAAGTCACAACCTCCGCTATGCTATAAAAGAGTCATATGCTATATATTTAGAGTATCAATAGTCGCGGTCGATTGGCTATTAACGCTAGAGCCACCGATAGAGTGTATCGAGATGTTCCTCATAAGTATCTCaggaaaatcaataataaaggaAAACGAGGAACTTGTAAAGTTTACTACACGTATCGAATGGAAGttgtaacgtcttttgaaaatatactatggaatttaaaataaatttctttgcaaaaccagtcgaaaccagtcattttgagtAGTTGGTAAATCTAACGTTAACGCGTTCGATGCTCACCGAGCTACGCGCGAGAATTAGAACAGAAGAAATTACGAACTTGAAAGAACAGTGCGTCTACGTTCcaaattgcgaactcgagaaacaggCCAACTGCGTTTAGATACCGAATCGCCACCTCGAAACACAGACTAGGTTAGGTGTCAAGCTACGAACTGAAAGTGAGAAGAGAGATTCGAGTCTAACCGTCTTCCTTCGATATTTTCTGTCCCTTCGTATTTCAAGAGACACGGTATTTGAATCTCGAGCCTTGACTCGGAGCCGCCTCTGGAGCGTAAAGGGTTGAGAAACAGACCTACCGCGTTTCTATCCCCAATTACGAACTCAGAGAATATTTCGTGTCCACGTTCTGAACTACGAACACGAGATACATCCATCTCGGCcgaattctaaataaaaaatttcacgaatatcGAATATACTGTATTCTATCCcgaattacaaatataaaaaatacaaccATTGTCTCTAGATTCCAAAATAACTCGAGAACAGACTAGTCGCGTTCCCGTTCGAAATTACACGCTTCAAAAATAGAACCATCTCCCCCACCTCCAAATTACCAACTCAGAAACAAACTAATCGCATCCAGGTTCCAAATTGCAAACTTCAAGGATACGTCCATCTCCCTCTCTAGAATCCCATATTCCGGAGCATTCGCGGAAGATCTGCCCACACTCGGACGTTATCGCGAAATAATTTCTTCCCTGCGAGGCAAACATCGCACCTGTGCAGCTCGCGTGCCCCTCGCGTTCCGCTCGCGACTTTTCTCCGGAAAACTCTCCGCTGTACTCTCCCGTACGAGCCGAATCTCGCGCTGTACATCCGGCACCGAGCGTCCTTTCGAAACGTCCGCCTCCCGGAAACCACGAACCGCCGTTAACCCGGAACgaagcgaagagagagagagagagagagagagagagagagagagagagagagagagagagagagagagaaaaagaacgagGTAAAGATCAACGCGGATCCGGCACACTGCCCCCCTCCAGTGCACCCGGGTGCCCCACAGGTGCGAAGGCGCAAAGCCAGCTGGGTAGTTGAAACGGTACGACACAGGGGGATCCCCGGCACACGATGATCTAACTCACCCCTCCTGAGGGGTGGCTGGCACGTACTGCATAATGCTGCTACCTGTGGCTCTCATTTAAATGTACTAaacctcgctcgctcgctcgctcgctaggCTCTCCCCCTTCCACCCGCCGGTTTCGCTCGCCGCTACGCCGTTAACTCGCGCCCCCGAACGAAACAGCCTTTTTTCATTCGCCCCCGGGTTTCCTATTGATACCACCCCCCACGGTACGGGGGGCCCTGCTGGCCCGGGTGTTTCTCCTCCGATTAATCACCTCGAGCTCTCTCGAGTACCTGTTGCGTACTCgcgtccccctcccccctcaacCACACGGAGTCCGATACCTCGCCGCGGCGTTGTCCCCGTGAAACTCTCCGGTACCCCCGGTGTCGTTTTTCCGTCACgagaacgacgaagaaaacgattttcgaaaacgattcggCACCTGTTGCGCCCCCTGGCGATTCCACGAACCTGCGAAACTACGGAGCGCCCCGGTTTCTTGTTTCTCTCGTTCCGTCCGCGGCTACGCGTTCGGTACGTTAACCTCGAAAAATTTGGGACCTGTTGCGCCCCTCCGCGTCCCCCCTCCCCGTTGAAGCATCGCGGGACTCAGAGGTCCGCGAGACCGACGCGAGCGAGGAAATCAGGGACCGTGCTGTCGCGGTACTCGGGTGTACGCGCGCGAGAGGGTTGCGTACGGAGCTTCGTAGCGCATCGTTCGAGTCGCGCGGCTGACGGTTATCTGGCCGGCGTCGAAAGCAGCGGTAGTCGTAGGTGTTCGCGCGGCTGACGGCGGCGTCAACGTCAAAAGCGGGGAGAGGTACCCGCTCGAGCGTACGGCACCGCGGCGCTGGTGCTCGAGGCGAGTCTCCTCGGTGGAAGGCTTCGCCGCGTCGCTGTACGGGGGCGCGCGGAGCGAGAGGACAGGGGTGAACGCGGTGGCGCCTGGGGTGCGTAGGATGCCTGATGGGCGTGGCCGTATATCGGCACGCCCGACGGTGACGTTCGTCGACGGCCACCTTGCGAGCCGGGCCAATCGGTGGGCTCGCGGCGCCGCGGGGTGGGGATGTGCAGGACGGTGGCGCGCATGACTCGGTTCCACCGAGCGGCGGTCCGGGAGCCTCGGGAACCTCGAGCGAGCTGCGAGGCGAGGCAGTCAGTCGCTCTCAGCTACGACATGCATAACGCATGAGAGAGCCCGAGCGAGATCTTTTGCGACCCGTCGTCTCTCCTCTCGCGCGCAACACGCACACGCTCGTTTCGTCGGTGGTCTCTCTCGcacggtcgctcgctcgctcgcgcgcgctccTTGTATATATCTCTCTCGCTCACGCGCGCGatcggtcgctcgctcgctcgtacgtacgtacgttcgttcgttcgttcgttcgttcgttcgttcgctcgctcgctcgttcgctcgttcgttcgcgcgcgcacacacgtatCGGCGGCGCGACGACGACAACCACCGCGCCACGGAGAGAGACGCGCACACACCGTGCCGCGAAGGAAAAAcgcgcacacacgcgcgcaaAACCCGGGGAGACACAACTCGGCGTCGTGCACCTTTTACTCGCCTACCGTGCTGGCGATCGTCCGCACTCGTCGTCGCGGATCCGTTTCGTCGTTCCCCGGAGTTACCGTCCGCGTCCGCGCCAGCAGCGATCGTCGTCGTTGATCACCTCGCGAGTGTCGCGAACCGTGCACCGTCCTCGAACCGGAGTGTCCGTCTCTGCCTCGAGGAGTCCTGGACGAGAtcatcgtcttcgtcttcgtcgtcgagcGCAACTCGTACTACGTGAACAAGTGACCGACTACGAATCGGGGGGCACCGCGCGAGTGGTGATCGCTGACGAGTAACCATCGAGACACCCGTGGACCACGCGAgtgaattattattcttattattattttttttcttctttcgttcacCGAGCCCGGAGAGCCCCCGGGTACCGGGGGTGTCTTCACGCCGGGCGGTTCGACCGAGCCCACGGTTCCAACCACCGCGCAACGAGGGACCGGAAAACGAGTAAACGATCCTCGTTCGATAAGCGAGTGAGTGATAAGCGTCTCCGGCGGAGATCCGCTCCCCGGTGGACGGAGAAGAGGCTGCTCCGTTGAATTGGCCAACGTTCGAGGGTGAGATCCAGGTTGTGTTACGTTCGTTCGTCGTACCGGTGCCGTTTTCAAACACGAGATCACCACCTCGTACGAGGCGAACTATGGACTACGGAGTTGTTCGCGCGGCCGACGATGATGCCGCTTGCTCGGGATTCGGTGCGTCGTCGCGAACGATGGACTGTGCGCTGCGTGTGATCGGTGATCGCTGACCAGGGTAACCCGCTGGACTTACCTCGGGGACGATCGAAGGGAACTCGTCACCACGAACTGTACATCGCCCGTCGGGGCGAGAGGACGCTCGATCGATCAGTTCTCGAtatttcgcgtttcgaaatcgtCGCTTTGTGCGCGTTCGTGCGACCGTCGATCGGCCCGTGTTCGAGCGTTCTCGTAACGAGAGACAGAAAgtgatacagagagagagagagagatccggTAGACGATTACGGCAGAGtggacgtacgtacgtacacggTGAGACAGAAAGGAGAGAAGAATAACCGCGAGAGAAGAGGGTGCCCTGTCAGGGGCAACCCTTGACGCCCCTGGGAAGACCTACGGTACGGTTTAAGGAAACAAGCGAGCTGGTTGTCGCAAACCTCTGCACGAGGGGAGGTAGATGGCAGCTACCACGTACATGCCGATTGGTAGCGCAGTGTCGTCCGAGCTGGATGTTGGTTCGGGTACCGCGATCGGGATGAACATCGCCGTGGGTGGCTACTCCTCGGGCTCGCCTCGCAGCGCCGCCGACGCCGGGGAGATGAAGTACATGCCGGCGCCGCAGCATCAtcaccaccatcatcatcatcaccagGTCTCGTCGTCACCGTCGCCGAACGGTTTGTCCCATCCGACGGCGAGCCTGTCGTCGGCGAATCCATGGGTGAGCCTGCAGCCGAGCAGCGATCACTGGGCGTCGTCGATGGGGATGCACCACACCAGCCATCATCCCCATCACCATCCGCACCAGACGAACGCCGGTTTGGACGTGAAACCGTTGGCCGCTGCGGCAGCGAcggccgcggccgcggcggCCGCTGCCAGCGATCAATCGATGCATCATCGCGGCGGGCCTCATCAGTCCCCGGGTATGGCCTCGCCTCATCCTTGGCACGCGCCCGTGGTACCGTCGGCTCACTACAATCCGAGCGGTGGCGCGGCCTCGCCCACCACCCTCCAACAGTACCACGCAGCGATGAACGGTATGCTCCACCCGCACCCGCATCAGCATCATCCCCAGCTGCACAACCATCAAACGGGCCTGCATCCGAACCTGAGGGACCCGGGCTCGCCCGTCGGTCACGCGTTGCACCCGGGACACGCGCACGACAGGGACCACAGCGCCGGGGAGGAGGACACCCCGACCTCGGACGATCTCGAGGCGTTCGCGAAACAGTTCAAGCAACGGCGCATCAAGCTCGGTTTCACCCAGGCGGACGTTGGTCTCGCGCTGGGCACGCTCTACGGAAACGTGTTCTCCCAAACGACGATATGCAGGTTCGAGGCGCTCCAGTTGAGCTTCAAGAACATGTGCAAATTGAAGCCGTTGCTGCAAAAGTGGCTCGAGGAGGCGGACTCGACGACCGGATCGCCGACGAGCATCGACAAGATCGCCGCCCAGGGCAGGAAACGGAAGAAGCGCACCTCGATCGAGGTGTCGGTGAAGGGAGCGCTCGAGCaacactttcacaaacaaccgaaaccgtccgcgcaGGAGATCACCTCGCTCGCGGACAGCCTCCAGCTCGAGAAGGAGGTGGTGCGGGTCTGGTTCTGCAACCGACGGCAAAAGGAGAAGAGGATGACCCCGCCGAACACGCTCGGCGACGGTATGATGGAGGGTATGCCGCCCGGTCATCAGGGACAAGCCGGTCTCCATCAGGGATACCACACGCAGGATCACCTACACGGCTCGCCGATGGGCCACAGCCACAGTCCGCCGATGCTCAGTCCTCAGGGTCTCACGGCCCACTCGTTGGCGGCTCACTAGCGTTCGCCCGGGCCTCCCCCGTTGGGCCTCTCGATAACCTCTCAAAACTCGGTGAACAACCCGGCGGCCTCGTCGCCGCCGGACACGCTCCCTCCGTTCTATCATCACTACCTGCAGGCGCGCACGGGCAGCTACTCGACCACCTCGTAGCCGTGGCCAACGAGCTGTCCCGACGCGCCTCGCGTTCTGTCCGCTCCTAGTCGGCAGCTCGACGGAGGAGTCTACCACCACGGGGCTGCGTAAGATCGAAGAGATCCTCACCGATCGCGGTCGGTACATCTACGCTCCCGTGGATCGAATATCACCATTCGAACGAGAATTACGGAGTTCAACGAGACATTGAAACAACGGGGTTCACACGAGGCCCAGAGCCCGAGCCATCGGGGAGGCTTGGTAATGGAAGCGCGACGGGAGTCGCGCGCGACAAACCGCCGCTCCGTTCG
The sequence above is drawn from the Ptiloglossa arizonensis isolate GNS036 chromosome 1, iyPtiAriz1_principal, whole genome shotgun sequence genome and encodes:
- the Vvl gene encoding ventral veins lacking; translation: MAATTYMPIGSAVSSELDVGSGTAIGMNIAVGGYSSGSPRSAADAGEMKYMPAPQHHHHHHHHHQVSSSPSPNGLSHPTASLSSANPWVSLQPSSDHWASSMGMHHTSHHPHHHPHQTNAGLDVKPLAAAAATAAAAAAAASDQSMHHRGGPHQSPGMASPHPWHAPVVPSAHYNPSGGAASPTTLQQYHAAMNGMLHPHPHQHHPQLHNHQTGLHPNLRDPGSPVGHALHPGHAHDRDHSAGEEDTPTSDDLEAFAKQFKQRRIKLGFTQADVGLALGTLYGNVFSQTTICRFEALQLSFKNMCKLKPLLQKWLEEADSTTGSPTSIDKIAAQGRKRKKRTSIEVSVKGALEQHFHKQPKPSAQEITSLADSLQLEKEVVRVWFCNRRQKEKRMTPPNTLGDGMMEGMPPGHQGQAGLHQGYHTQDHLHGSPMGHSHSPPMLSPQGLTAHSLAAH